A single window of Desulfovibrio sp. G11 DNA harbors:
- the glmU gene encoding bifunctional UDP-N-acetylglucosamine diphosphorylase/glucosamine-1-phosphate N-acetyltransferase GlmU: MMPKNAALILAAGKGTRMHSDKPKVLQTLLGEPMLACVLEALRPVFAEDVWLVAGHRAEMVRAAFPEVPCVLQEQQLGTGHALMQALPALTKAGYTHLLIVNGDAPLLSEGLVRQFLAEAVGADLAFATIDLDSPGAYGRVVREGDDVRAIVEAKDYDPALYGPPTGEVNAGMYYCALDAVESLLPRLGNANKSGEYYITDLIGLAVAEKYDVQGVRCGRDDGLMGVNSPLELERMEEALRERRVHDLLAAGVIIHAAGSVRVGPLAHVEAGVEITGPCEIYGRSRILRGASIASHCVLRDSVVSSGARIHSFSHLEGAEVGEGALVGPYARLRPGAVLEAQSHVGNFVELKKTRLGQGAKANHLSYLGDAEIGAGSNIGAGTITCNYDGKNKHLTQIGRRAFIGSNTALVAPVSVGDEALVGAGSVITRDVPAGELGIAREKQKNLPRRKS, encoded by the coding sequence CTGATGCCGAAGAACGCGGCTCTTATTCTGGCGGCGGGCAAGGGTACCCGCATGCATTCCGACAAGCCCAAGGTTTTGCAAACACTGCTGGGCGAGCCTATGCTGGCCTGTGTGCTTGAGGCTTTGCGCCCTGTTTTTGCTGAAGATGTGTGGCTTGTAGCCGGGCATCGGGCAGAGATGGTCAGGGCGGCCTTTCCGGAAGTTCCCTGTGTTCTTCAGGAGCAGCAACTCGGCACAGGACATGCGCTCATGCAGGCCCTGCCGGCACTTACCAAGGCGGGATACACCCACCTGCTGATCGTCAACGGCGATGCGCCCCTGCTTTCAGAGGGCCTTGTGCGACAGTTTCTGGCCGAGGCCGTGGGTGCAGACCTCGCCTTTGCCACCATTGATCTTGACAGCCCCGGTGCTTATGGCCGCGTGGTGCGGGAAGGGGATGACGTGCGTGCCATTGTCGAGGCCAAGGATTATGATCCGGCTCTTTACGGCCCACCCACCGGCGAGGTCAACGCGGGCATGTACTATTGTGCGCTGGATGCCGTGGAAAGCCTGCTGCCCCGCCTGGGCAATGCCAATAAAAGCGGCGAGTATTATATCACTGACCTGATAGGCCTGGCTGTGGCGGAAAAATATGACGTGCAGGGTGTGCGTTGCGGGCGCGACGACGGACTCATGGGAGTGAACTCTCCTCTGGAACTGGAACGGATGGAAGAAGCCCTGCGCGAGCGCCGTGTTCATGACCTGCTTGCTGCGGGCGTTATCATCCATGCCGCGGGAAGCGTCCGCGTGGGGCCTCTGGCCCATGTGGAAGCCGGGGTAGAAATCACCGGCCCTTGCGAAATTTACGGCCGTTCGCGGATCTTGCGCGGCGCCTCCATAGCCTCGCACTGTGTGCTGCGTGACAGTGTCGTCAGCAGCGGAGCGCGGATACATTCATTCTCGCACCTTGAAGGGGCGGAAGTGGGTGAAGGCGCGCTGGTCGGGCCGTACGCGCGGCTGCGCCCCGGAGCCGTTCTTGAGGCGCAGTCCCATGTAGGAAATTTTGTGGAACTGAAAAAGACGCGCCTGGGGCAAGGGGCCAAGGCCAATCATCTGAGTTACCTTGGCGATGCCGAGATCGGTGCGGGCAGCAATATCGGCGCGGGAACCATCACCTGCAACTATGATGGAAAAAACAAACATCTCACGCAGATAGGCCGGCGCGCCTTTATTGGCAGTAATACCGCCCTGG